From one Bradyrhizobium sp. Ash2021 genomic stretch:
- a CDS encoding DEAD/DEAH box helicase, translated as MTFLSTNPPLVRALAERNYDRPTPVQTAVLADDAAGRDLLVSAQTGSGKTVAYGLAIARNLLGDAERFERAAAPLALIVAPTRELALQVHRELAWLYHYADARVVSCVGGMDPRREQRELAAGAHIVVGTPGRLCDHLRRGRLDISELKAVVLDEADEMLDLGFREDMEFILKTTPDTRRTLLFSATLPRGIVALAKQFQRQAFRVEVAGDEGGHADIEYRGIRIASGDVEHAVVNVLRFYESPSALVFCNTREAVRHLQATLLERGFSVVALSGELTQNERTQALQALRDGRARVCVATDVAARGIDLPNLDLVIHADIPNDAEVMQHRSGRTGRAGRKGVSVVLVPPARKRRAELLLNLAGIDAIWGTAPQPDEIRKLDHERMLKDALFSEETTAEDLMLAQALLADRSPEDIAAALARLYRARLPSPEDILDPGQGGSRSREDRGRERDARPPRGEDRSAGPRPKKGKSSPRHGGLGEGSVWFRASIGAKKNAEARWLLPMICRRGGIDKNDIGAIRIMDTTTEFEISGRAAESFAVKIRRPDKEDNIRIEALPEGPQGEAAAEKRPHAPRREEAAFDRNAGPGDRSREERAPKPYAKPHGGKPAHEKAPGFDKERRYDTKRPFREKPAYAGKPKHDGERPAKPEFGKKPSFGKKKKKFRG; from the coding sequence TCCACCAATCCGCCGCTCGTCCGAGCTTTGGCGGAACGCAACTATGACCGGCCGACTCCGGTGCAGACCGCGGTACTCGCGGACGATGCCGCCGGCCGCGACCTGCTGGTCTCGGCGCAAACGGGCTCCGGCAAAACCGTCGCCTATGGCCTGGCCATCGCCAGGAATCTTCTTGGTGATGCCGAGCGGTTCGAGCGGGCGGCCGCACCGCTTGCCCTGATCGTCGCACCAACCCGCGAGCTTGCCTTGCAGGTCCACCGCGAACTCGCATGGCTCTATCATTATGCGGATGCGCGCGTGGTTTCCTGCGTCGGCGGCATGGATCCGCGCCGCGAACAGCGCGAACTGGCCGCGGGCGCCCACATCGTGGTCGGCACGCCGGGGCGGCTGTGCGATCATTTGCGGCGCGGCCGTCTCGACATCTCGGAATTGAAAGCGGTCGTGCTCGACGAGGCCGACGAGATGCTCGATCTCGGTTTTCGCGAGGACATGGAATTCATCCTCAAGACCACGCCGGATACCCGCCGCACGCTGTTGTTTTCGGCGACCTTGCCGCGCGGCATCGTCGCATTGGCAAAACAGTTTCAACGCCAGGCCTTTCGGGTCGAGGTCGCCGGCGACGAAGGCGGCCATGCCGATATCGAGTATCGCGGCATCCGCATCGCATCCGGCGATGTCGAGCACGCGGTCGTCAATGTGTTGCGATTCTACGAGTCGCCGAGCGCGCTGGTGTTTTGCAACACCCGGGAAGCCGTCCGGCATCTGCAGGCCACGTTGCTGGAGCGCGGCTTCTCAGTGGTCGCGCTGTCAGGCGAATTGACGCAGAACGAACGAACCCAGGCGCTGCAGGCGTTGCGGGATGGGCGCGCGCGCGTCTGCGTCGCCACCGATGTGGCGGCGCGCGGCATCGATCTGCCGAACCTCGATCTCGTGATCCATGCCGATATCCCGAATGATGCCGAGGTCATGCAACACCGTTCCGGCCGCACCGGCCGTGCCGGCCGCAAGGGCGTCAGCGTCGTGCTGGTGCCGCCGGCGCGAAAGCGACGCGCGGAATTGCTGCTGAATCTCGCCGGCATCGATGCGATCTGGGGCACCGCGCCGCAGCCGGATGAAATTCGCAAGCTCGACCACGAGCGCATGCTGAAGGACGCGCTGTTTTCGGAGGAGACGACCGCGGAAGATCTGATGCTGGCGCAAGCCTTGCTCGCCGACCGGTCGCCCGAGGATATTGCTGCGGCGCTGGCGCGGCTGTATCGCGCGCGGCTGCCGTCGCCCGAGGACATTCTCGATCCCGGCCAGGGCGGTAGCCGATCCCGCGAGGATCGCGGCCGGGAAAGGGACGCACGTCCCCCACGCGGCGAGGATCGCAGCGCCGGGCCGCGACCGAAGAAGGGGAAATCGTCGCCGCGTCACGGCGGCTTGGGCGAAGGCAGCGTCTGGTTCCGCGCCTCTATCGGAGCAAAGAAGAACGCGGAAGCGCGCTGGCTGTTGCCGATGATCTGCCGCCGCGGCGGCATCGACAAGAATGATATCGGCGCCATCCGCATCATGGACACGACGACCGAGTTCGAGATCTCCGGACGCGCCGCGGAGTCCTTTGCCGTCAAAATCCGGCGCCCCGACAAGGAAGACAACATCCGCATCGAGGCGCTGCCCGAGGGCCCGCAGGGCGAGGCGGCTGCAGAGAAGCGGCCGCACGCGCCGAGGCGTGAAGAGGCAGCGTTCGACCGCAACGCCGGCCCGGGCGATCGATCCCGCGAGGAGAGGGCGCCAAAACCATACGCCAAGCCTCACGGCGGCAAGCCCGCCCATGAAAAGGCGCCGGGATTTGACAAGGAAAGGCGTTACGATACCAAGAGGCCGTTCCGCGAGAAGCCCGCCTACGCCGGAAAGCCGAAGCATGACGGCGAACGCCCTGCGAAACCTGAATTCGGAAAGAAGCCTTCATTCGGAAAAAAGAAGAAAAAATTTCGCGGCTAG